Genomic window (Phocoena phocoena chromosome 20, mPhoPho1.1, whole genome shotgun sequence):
CCCTTTACAGATGATAGGATgcattaacacacacacatacgtgttTGATTAAGGTATGTGATGTACCTAAAATACATTAAACTGTTACATGCTTCTGTCATTAAGTTTATGCCATCATTTTAACAGATCTGTTATTACGTAAGTatcttaaaatacaaagaaattccTATTGAatatttcacttttacaaaatttAGTAACACTGACGTGCTACTCACCTTTTCTATTTGAATTTCCTAATTATAAGGTCCTATTCTATGATTTCTATATCAAAGGGACGCACGTTCTATATTTTGATATGTACTCACCAACTTCACTTTGAAAATCAATTTTTCAATCCACCACTAGGAAAAAGTGTGCACATCAGTcactgaataaatgtttgatgaaattaccaaatttcaacaaataatttttatctcaGGCCAGAGAGGAGTAAGGAGATACAGAACTTGACAAAAGTAATATACTTCAAACAGCCTCTTTTCTCTACTTAAGAAGTCTTGATGAAAGTAATGCTAAAACCCTTGGGAGACAATCACATCAAAACCTAGATGGAAATGTGGTGAATAAGAAACCAACGATCATTTCATTTACTAAGAAATGTTTGTCCTCTATCACTGTCATTAGTAACTCTTTCTGACACTTAAACCTCTGCCTTGACATTCTTGATAAAAGGGTCAACAGTATGTTTTCTGTATTGCAAGATGAACAATCCATTTTCAGTAAGTCTATACTGTCACAAAAGATAACTGAATTTGTACtgtaaaaaattaacagaatattAGACAAAATCCAAGATAAGATCCAACTAGAAGCGAGGCTGAGGGGAGACAAATGGAGCTAATCGTAACAGGATGATGCCACATTCATATTACAAATTGCAATACTGAGTGGTTTTCTAACACTTCAACTTTTTGTCTCCCTGAATTACTTTTAAGGCCACATTTAGGTTAACTGCTCTGAATAcaaatttttatgaaattctgGAGGGGATtgcaacataattttttttttttttttttttttgcggtacgccggcctctcactgttgtggcctctcccgttgcggagcgcaggctcagcggccatggctcacgggcccagccgctccgcggcatgtgggatcttcccggaccggggcacgaacccgtgtcccctgcattggcaggcggactctcaaccactgcgccaccagggaagccccgcaacataattttcaaaaagttttccCTCATTAATTGGACAAATATCGAGCACCTACGAAGTAGATGACAATGTTCAGACTGTAGATTCAGAACAAACATCTCTGCATTCGTGGAGTTTATGTTGTAATGGGCATAAATTTTGGCACGTCCATCATACTTTTTTTGTACAAGGCCTGCTAAAACTCATACTAAGGCTTCTCCCCTAATATTTAATAGAGGTCAAAGTTCAAACTTACTACACCATTTACCAGGGTTCTCTGCTGTGTGGCCTCCTGACTACTGGGACATGTTGAGCTATGGTTGAAACACTGACTTTAGTGaaacaaatgattttttcttttgaacttgATGACTGGAAGAATTCACATGACACCTGggttgttctttttgttttttttttaatcattttatggAAATTTTTTCGTGTGTGGGCTCTCTGATGGTCTTACCACTCCTGTCACTTTTATAGGATTTATCAGCAGCATGGATTCTGTGATGAATTGTTAGATTGGAGCGCCAACTGAAGCTCTTACCACAGGTCTCACACGTGTAAGGCTTCTCCCCTGTGTGCACTCTCTGATGAGACTGTAGCTGTGAAGACCGACTGAAGACCTTACTGCATCTGTCACATCTGTACGGCTTCTCTCCAGTATGGACACTCTGATGAAGCTGAAGACTTGAGGCCTGACTGAAGTGCTTCCCACACTCCCCACActtatatggtttctctcctgtgtggacTCTCTGATGCATGTCGAGGTTCAGGCTCCACTTGAAACCCTTCCCACACTCCTCACATTTGTATGGCTTTTCTCCAGTATGGACTTTTTGATGGGCTTGAAGGTGTGAACTCCGACCGAAGCTCTTCCCACACTCTTCACATTTGAATGGTTTTTCTCCACTGTGGACTCTCTGATGGGCCAGAAGATTTGAGGCCTGTCTGAAGACTTTCCCACACTCCTCACAATTATACGGTTTCTCTCCGGTGTGGATTCTGCAATGAATTTTAAGATCTGCTCTACGACTGAATCCCTTCCCACACTCTTCACATTTGTATGGTTTCTCACCAGTATGGATCAACTTGTGGATCTGAAGTCGTGAACTCTGATTGAAGCCCTGCCCACACTCCTCACACCTGTAAGGTTTCTCTACACTGTGGGCCTTCTGATGGATTTGAAGATATGAACTCTGACTGAAGCCCTTCCCACATACCTCACATTTATAGGGCTTCTCCCCTGTGTGGACAACCAGATGAACTTGGTAATGGGAGTTCCTCCTGAAGCTCTTCCCACACTCGTTACATTTgtatggtttctctcctgtatggaCTCTTTGATGTGCCTGAAGGTTTGAACTCAGAGTAAAGCCTTTACCACACACATTACATATGTATgatttctctccagtgtggactCCCTGATGGGCCTGAAGACTTGAAGGCCGACTAAAGCCTTTCCCACATTCCTCACATTTGTAGGGTTTTTCTCCTGTGTGGACTCTCTGATGAATGTATAGATTTGAGCTACAAATGAAGCCCTTCCCACACTCCTCACATTTGTATGGTTTCTCTCCCGTATGGACTCTCTGATGGGACTGAAGGTGTGAATTCCGACTGAAGCTCTTATCACACGTGTCACATTTGAAaggtttctccccagtgtggaCTCTCTGATGGTCCTGAAGGTGAGAGGCCTGACTGAAGGCCCTCCCACACTCCTCACAATTGTAAGGTTTCTCTCCCGTGTGGACTTTACAATGAATAGTAAGTGCTGACCTACGACTGAAGCCTTTCCCACATTCCCCACATTTGAACGGTTTCTCTACAGTGTGGACTTTCTGAGGAGTCTGCAGCTGTGGGCTCTGACTGAACTCCTTGCCACACTCATCACACTCACTGTGTTTTCCTCCCACGTGAACTCTCTGATGAATATGAAGAACCGAGCCGTAACGGAAGCCTTTTCCACACTCACTGCACATATGAGACTTCTCTTTCGAGTGTAATCGCTGGTGAAGATCAAAGGTGGAGAGATCGGTGAAAGTTTCTTTACATTCATTACACTGGTAAGGTTTTTGTCCTGTGTGAATCATAGTATTCTGATCCAGTGTTGAAACCCTCATGCTATCTTTTCTATAATCACTGTAGCCATAAGATTTTTGATCCTTGTGTACTCCGTGAGCATCAAGGTGATGTGAAATCCAGCTGATGGTGTCAACATCCTCTTTACACTGACACAGTTTATTTTTCATGGAAATTTGCTGGTGTCTATTCTGATAATTCTGTGACTCAGTCAATGAAGTTTTCCTCCAAGAATCTTGGGCTCTCAAAGTGGCAAACCTTGGATTTCCAGTATTACTGGGATCACCTGCTTTATCATTTAATATATGGTTCTCATCTTCAGAAATTTGAATAGAGAGTCCTGCCCCAATCTGGCAGGGGGAATCAACTTGTTTGTGGAACTGACAACTATTTATCATGGAGTCTTGGCATCTGGTTAAGTCATTTGCAATTTGTTGCCAGATTTGCCGGCAGGAAAGCTCTTCACGTGATCCTCTGTCTTGAACGGCCCTCAACTCACTTTGATTGTTTTCTTCTATAAGGACAGAGAATTCAGAGATGTGGACACGTGAAAGCTTTGTTCAAAGGTTCAAGATTTTACACTTAAGACACAGTATGAGACTTTAATGAACCTCAGGATGGTTCAGCTTATCTTTCACATGACAAATGAAGTTCTCTCGTTTATATACTAACAGAAACCAAGAGATGGTCCATTAAACTCCTAAATACTTAGCATTAATGAAACCCATTTAAAACCAAATGACTACCATCTGACATACTATTTAAATCATCTTTCAAAAATTACATGTCATTCCTACCACAATACAGTATCAATGAAGACAAGCATTTTGCTGTGCTCACAGCTTTAACAGTGCCTGGCAGTTAGTCAGGGCTCAAGAAATGCATGCACAGGTGAACTCAGTTTGATTTCTAGGATTCTCTAAAATTCTGAATCCCAGGTTAAGTTTGAACCAAGTGAGAGAAGCGAAAGAGCTTTTGCAAGTCAGGTATCAGATACAGGAAAAGGACTAGAAAGTACAGTTTTGCTTAAGTTGAAAGGCTGCACCAGAGGTGGCAGTACACCAAGGGGGTTAGTGCTGAGGAAAATATGAAAGGTGCTAAAAATCGGGACTTcctcggtggcgcagtggttaataatctgcctgccagtgcaggggacacagtttcgagccctggtccggaaagatcccacatgccacggagcaactaagcccgtgagccacaactactgagcctgcactctagagcccgtgagccacaactactgagtccgtgtgccacaactactgaagcccacatgcctagagcccgtgctctgcaataaggaagccactgcaatgagaagcctgcgcaccacaacaaagagctgctcccactcgccacaactagagaaaagcccatgtgcagcaacgaagacccaatgcaaccaaaaataaattaattaatttttaaaaaaggttataAGAATCAGTGGGGGTAAAAAAAAGCATGAAGACCTATGCACTGGATCCTTCTGAGGCATTTGTGCTGCCTAATACGTTCCCACACTCCCCCTGCCAAGTAGAAGTCAAAATTTAGAGGCTAGGGAAGAATGCTGTCTCTTTAAAAACAGCATGGAAAATTTTTGGACACAGATACATAGGTCTTTAACAAGAATGAGTTCCAAAGTGAAGAATGGGGTTTATGAGTGAGCTGGGAATAAATTCCATAGCTTGTGAGAAGTATTGAGAAGAAACAGACTAGAAACTATTAAAGAATGATCAAAGCACTCAAGGTGACATTATCTAAAATGCCTTCTACAAGATAcatacaaatgcacacacacacacacacacacagaaaatatttgtagagctaACAAAGATCGATTTCTTATTAGTGAGGTGGGCTTTGGAGGAAGCAAATGGGACGCATCGGGGCAAATCTTTTAAGGGAAAGGCTAACTCACCAGCTGGCTGTTTTCTGAGACCTGTTCTCCCCTGGTATAAAGGATAAGGAAatagaattttctttccttctatgggAGAGCTACCTAAGAAGTAGACATAAGAATCCTCATTCAAAACAGTATTTCCTCCCCAAATGAATATGCTCTGCTACTAAGAGCTCAAGGAAAGTCACAGGGAAAGCATTTTACTCAGTTTGGTTATAATTACAGGTTCTATACATGTTTTTTGTGCAAGTTGATGAGGGCCAACTTGTACAGAaaggcaaacacacacatacacacatcatgGGCACCTGAGAAGTTAGAATTAGGCTAGGAATTCATTTGAAGACAAAACAACATTTGGCAATATCCCTTATTCACTCGGATTTGTTCACCGCCTACTAGCTATTTTCATGGAAGGCTAATTTCTCTATCCATTAACTCATTcgtttattcaagaaatatttaagagtCCCTGTCATGTACCAAGACTATGCTAAGCACTGAGGCTAGTGAGCAATAAACATAACAGACCAAATTCCTCCTCCACTCCTGGATTACCCTCCAGTGGAAGAAAGAGAGGTGAGAAACAGGTGAACAAAAATGTACATGAGTGAAACGCTtagagacaaaacaaaacagggcagaGAGAGTAAGAAAGAGAGGACTGTATTTTTCATAGGGTGGTCAGAGGACAGCCCTCTCATCATCTTTAAGGTGACTGACTGAAAGAAGTAAAGAGGCCTAAAAGATTACAGGTgaaagagtattccaggcagagagaaggacAAGGAAAACATTCTGTGGAGGAGCATCCTTTGCAGGTCTGGAAAAGACAGggtaagagggaggagaggtggtgTATTCAGGGAGGTGGTGGGGAATGAACAACAACCCACAGAAGACTCTAGAAGCCACTTTAATTGGTTTTTattctaagtaaaagaagccacaaGAGAATTTTGAAACAAGAACATAACCTGACTTAAAGTTACAAAAGATCACTTTGCCACTTAAAGAACAAACTGTGGGAGGAGAAGGGTGGGAACAGGTGACCAGTACAAAGACTATGCAATAATCCTGGAAAGAGATTTCCAACTGGGACCAGGTGATGGACAGCACAGGGCTGGTGAGAAGCAAAACAGATAGCGAGCTAACCACAAGAACTCACAACTGCTTGGTTCTTACCTAAATTTCTATCTGCGTTGCTGAATTCATCAACCAaagcctctcttctctttctatatGTTTTGTATCTCATCTGAAGAATGAGAACATGCAAAGTCACAAGTTAACATGAACGGGCTAGAGCTAGTTTACTAGAAATTTGAGTTCCAACTGCATATTCAAGATATTGAAAGCCGTGCTTTTCAAACTTTGTATCATGACCCATTGAAGAAACAGCATTTATTTCACAACCTAGATACACATGTAGAAGTATACATTACTACAACGAACCTTGAATGACCTATTTCTAACCAATGTCTATTTTCATGAAATCTCTTCCCACTGGCTCTCACACCACTCATGCCATTGCCCACAGTTTTTGCTGCAATGTGTTGTACTCTTCCTAAGaaactctgatattttctatactattttatttcattaaaaaatcacACGTAGGGCTCAATAAATTGGCTTTATAATCCACTAATGG
Coding sequences:
- the LOC136140993 gene encoding zinc finger protein 226-like, encoding MSTFQEAVTFKDVAVAFTEEELGLLDSAQRKLYQDVMVENFRNLVSVEENNQSELRAVQDRGSREELSCRQIWQQIANDLTRCQDSMINSCQFHKQVDSPCQIGAGLSIQISEDENHILNDKAGDPSNTGNPRFATLRAQDSWRKTSLTESQNYQNRHQQISMKNKLCQCKEDVDTISWISHHLDAHGVHKDQKSYGYSDYRKDSMRVSTLDQNTMIHTGQKPYQCNECKETFTDLSTFDLHQRLHSKEKSHMCSECGKGFRYGSVLHIHQRVHVGGKHSECDECGKEFSQSPQLQTPQKVHTVEKPFKCGECGKGFSRRSALTIHCKVHTGEKPYNCEECGRAFSQASHLQDHQRVHTGEKPFKCDTCDKSFSRNSHLQSHQRVHTGEKPYKCEECGKGFICSSNLYIHQRVHTGEKPYKCEECGKGFSRPSSLQAHQGVHTGEKSYICNVCGKGFTLSSNLQAHQRVHTGEKPYKCNECGKSFRRNSHYQVHLVVHTGEKPYKCEVCGKGFSQSSYLQIHQKAHSVEKPYRCEECGQGFNQSSRLQIHKLIHTGEKPYKCEECGKGFSRRADLKIHCRIHTGEKPYNCEECGKVFRQASNLLAHQRVHSGEKPFKCEECGKSFGRSSHLQAHQKVHTGEKPYKCEECGKGFKWSLNLDMHQRVHTGEKPYKCGECGKHFSQASSLQLHQSVHTGEKPYRCDRCSKVFSRSSQLQSHQRVHTGEKPYTCETCGKSFSWRSNLTIHHRIHAADKSYKSDRSGKTIREPTHEKISIK